One genomic window of Spirochaetae bacterium HGW-Spirochaetae-1 includes the following:
- a CDS encoding 2-hydroxyacyl-CoA dehydratase: MNRYEFYHTTAADPYTYAREWKKRTGKKVIGHFCTYTPEEFVVAAGALPFRLFGSTENISRADAHLQAYACSLVRGGLEEALAGKLDFLDGTVFPHTCDSIQRLSDIWRLNTGIKNHFDVILPVQLHTESARDYMFDVLRKFRTDLEKGLGVSITDGDLRESITIFNEVRKKLRELYLIRSSHPGIISGSDINAIVKTSMIMDRKELLVKLTETVELLNGIKKDTPAETKKRLVLTGGICNNPDIHGILDSLGAAVVWDDLCTGTRYFEGEIFLTGDPVTDIGRRYLERDVCPAKYRSSTSRGDNLVDIVKKHDARGVIFMFLKFCDPQGFDYPYMKQFLDREKIPSMLLEIEDRLPSEGQLKTRFETFLDML; this comes from the coding sequence ATGAATCGATATGAATTTTATCATACAACAGCCGCAGACCCCTATACCTATGCCAGGGAATGGAAGAAGAGGACCGGGAAAAAAGTTATAGGACATTTCTGCACCTATACGCCCGAGGAATTCGTCGTGGCAGCCGGGGCCCTTCCCTTCCGCCTTTTCGGCAGCACGGAAAATATCTCCCGGGCCGATGCCCATCTCCAGGCCTACGCCTGCTCTCTGGTTCGCGGCGGACTCGAAGAGGCCCTGGCGGGAAAACTCGATTTTCTCGACGGCACCGTCTTCCCCCACACCTGCGATTCCATCCAGCGTCTTTCCGACATATGGCGTCTTAACACGGGAATTAAAAACCACTTCGACGTCATTTTACCGGTACAGCTCCACACCGAAAGCGCGCGCGACTACATGTTCGATGTACTGCGTAAATTCAGGACCGACCTGGAAAAGGGACTGGGCGTCAGCATCACCGACGGGGATCTTCGTGAATCCATCACAATTTTTAACGAGGTGAGAAAAAAACTACGGGAACTGTATCTCATCCGCAGCTCTCATCCCGGAATCATATCAGGCTCAGATATCAATGCCATTGTTAAAACCTCCATGATCATGGACAGGAAGGAACTGCTGGTAAAACTGACTGAGACAGTGGAACTCCTGAATGGTATAAAGAAAGACACCCCGGCGGAAACCAAAAAACGCCTGGTGCTCACGGGAGGAATCTGCAATAATCCCGACATTCACGGCATCCTGGACTCGCTGGGCGCCGCCGTTGTGTGGGATGATCTCTGCACCGGAACTCGTTACTTCGAGGGCGAGATTTTTCTCACCGGCGACCCCGTGACCGATATCGGCCGGCGGTACCTGGAACGCGATGTATGCCCGGCCAAGTACCGCTCAAGCACTTCGCGGGGAGACAACCTTGTTGATATTGTGAAAAAACATGATGCCCGCGGCGTTATTTTCATGTTTTTAAAATTCTGCGATCCCCAGGGATTCGATTACCCCTACATGAAACAATTCCTGGACAGGGAAAAAATCCCCAGCATGCTCCTGGAGATAGAGGACAGGCTCCCGTCGGAAGGACAGCTGAAAACACGATTCGAAACTTTTCTCGATATGCTTTGA